The following proteins come from a genomic window of Acidobacteriota bacterium:
- a CDS encoding ABC transporter permease: MKSLLRELTFPLIAVIAAFFIGGLVVLAIGDNPLNVYRLMLSSAFGFYDALGNFTYDNWGYTLFNATPLIFTGLAVALAFKCGLLNIGAEGQLYVGAFAAAWVGLTFAKLPGVVLVLLAMLAAALMGAVWGAIPGLLKARFGSHEVINTIMMNFIAVGLISYLTQRYYKAPGDPIMESGPIAPQAHIARVHALLPSFPERIPLNLAFLLALLAAFLVWLFLWRTKWGFEIRAVGSNPLAAEYGGISVPRQIVLAMALSGALAGMVGINEVLGYRYRYYHDFSPGYGFTGIAVALLGRNHPVGIVLAAILFGALIRGGLFVDIFTDKVSKDLVQVLQAIIILLVAMEALFRSGLKQWLPAWAHKS, translated from the coding sequence ATGAAATCTCTCTTGCGTGAATTGACTTTTCCACTGATCGCGGTCATCGCGGCGTTTTTCATCGGCGGGCTGGTCGTGTTGGCTATCGGCGACAATCCACTCAATGTGTACCGCTTGATGCTCTCGTCGGCGTTCGGCTTTTATGACGCGCTGGGCAATTTTACCTACGACAATTGGGGCTACACGCTCTTTAACGCCACGCCGCTGATCTTCACGGGCCTGGCAGTGGCGCTGGCCTTCAAATGCGGCTTGCTCAACATCGGCGCCGAAGGGCAGTTGTATGTCGGCGCGTTTGCCGCCGCCTGGGTCGGCCTCACCTTCGCCAAATTGCCGGGCGTGGTGCTGGTGTTGCTGGCGATGCTGGCGGCGGCGTTGATGGGCGCGGTCTGGGGCGCGATCCCGGGTTTGCTCAAAGCCAGGTTCGGTTCGCACGAAGTCATCAACACGATCATGATGAATTTCATCGCGGTCGGGCTGATCAGCTATCTGACGCAGCGCTATTACAAAGCGCCGGGCGATCCGATTATGGAATCGGGGCCGATTGCCCCGCAGGCGCACATCGCCCGCGTGCATGCGCTCTTGCCATCTTTCCCGGAACGCATTCCGCTGAACCTCGCCTTTCTGCTGGCCTTGCTGGCGGCGTTTTTGGTCTGGCTGTTTTTGTGGCGGACGAAGTGGGGCTTCGAGATTCGCGCGGTTGGGTCGAATCCGTTGGCGGCGGAATACGGCGGCATCAGCGTGCCGCGTCAGATCGTGCTGGCGATGGCGCTCTCAGGCGCGCTGGCCGGGATGGTCGGCATCAACGAAGTGCTGGGTTATCGCTATCGTTACTATCACGACTTTTCGCCGGGCTACGGCTTCACCGGCATCGCGGTGGCGTTGCTGGGCCGCAATCATCCGGTCGGCATCGTGCTGGCGGCGATCCTGTTCGGCGCGCTGATTCGCGGCGGCCTTTTCGTAGACATCTTCACCGACAAAGTCTCGAAAGACCTGGTGCAGGTGCTGCAAGCGATCATCATTTTGCTGGTGGCGATGGAAGCGCTCTTTCGCAGCGGCTTGAAACAATGGCTCCCTGCCTGGGCGCATAAAAGTTAG
- a CDS encoding DUF2911 domain-containing protein, translating into MKISMSSTLSRAIALAVLCGALFTFANGRATAMQASPRKAAELVLSGKKISLDYGAPSARGRKVMGELVPYDKVWRLGANKATHLTTEADLVIGGLNVPAGTYTLFALPSAGGWKLIINKKTGQWGIPYPPEDEKMELGRVNMKVEKTPAPVEQMVLALDKSGTGGVLKMEWENTRASVSIALKK; encoded by the coding sequence TTGAAAATTTCCATGTCATCCACGCTCTCACGAGCAATCGCGTTGGCCGTCTTGTGCGGCGCGCTGTTCACATTCGCCAATGGCCGCGCCACGGCGATGCAGGCCAGCCCACGCAAAGCGGCGGAACTGGTGCTGAGCGGCAAAAAGATTTCGCTGGATTACGGTGCACCTTCCGCGCGGGGCCGCAAGGTCATGGGCGAATTGGTGCCGTATGACAAAGTCTGGCGGCTGGGCGCCAATAAAGCCACGCATCTGACGACCGAGGCGGATTTGGTCATCGGCGGCTTGAATGTCCCCGCCGGCACCTACACGCTTTTCGCCCTGCCTTCCGCCGGCGGCTGGAAGCTGATCATCAACAAAAAGACCGGCCAATGGGGCATTCCCTATCCGCCGGAAGACGAAAAGATGGAACTGGGCCGGGTGAATATGAAAGTTGAAAAAACACCCGCGCCGGTCGAACAGATGGTGCTGGCACTCGACAAGTCTGGTACCGGCGGCGTGCTGAAGATGGAATGGGAGAACACGCGCGCTTCGGTCAGCATCGCGCTGAAAAAATAA
- a CDS encoding peptidase M14, with protein MKASFCCLAVLVALSLSSTAQQPFEFFPGAKYDPAIPTLKQTVGHEWGERITSHGEVERYLEALRNAAPKRVKVQKYAETWEGRALYNVFIGSPETIAKLEATRVAIQKLADPRTLNQNEANALIGSLPSIVWLLHGVHGNEISSTDASLLTMYHLLAARGDEIADAVAKHTLVIFDPMQNPDGRDRFVNFFRQSVGRWADADLQSSEHNEPWPSGRVNHYLFDMNRDWFAQSQPETRGRVKTYLEWFPQVVADLHEMGTQSSYYFAPPALPWNPNLTKPQLEWLTKFGRNNAKWFDQFRFDYFTREGYDSFYPGYGEGWPMFQGAIGMTYEQASVRGLLARRDDETTLAYRDSVHHHFVAALSTVENAAKNRAELLRYFYEYRKSAIEEGQREALKEFIITPGNDPSRAARLAATLMQCGIEVKQAVQGFSNAKTRDYSDDATQSREFPAGSYIVSLAQPAKRLAKTLLDRHTEQDKEFLDEQKVRNRQRQSDEFYDVTAWSLPLLYDVPCFMAEQASNVTAARLKELPKPPGKLRGGPAKLAYLIPWGTQAAAAALADLFQQNIRVHTTDKPSKLNGVDFPPGTLIVKLNDNPADLHERIAKLAETHGVDVYPTDSSWVEVGSNFGSANVKYLPKPRIALGYNTPTNPNSTGWTRYLIEQRYGYPVTTLRGEQLRQADLSKYNVLILPNSFGLGSVLSDGVKLREWVQQGGTLIAFGGSSAWLADEKVGLLPSKLEKRDKPAAAKDQAGDQSKDAKKDAAAITTTQPPAPAKDTANPVDKAIEPAEEQPSGTPGAIVRVNINRAHWLGFGYGDTTTVLVDSNRIFSLVKLDRGTNVGVYAPDDKFFVSGFMFEDARKQLPNKAFLMHVPTGRGHVIAFAEDPNYRAFLEGLNVMFFNAVFFGPGH; from the coding sequence GTGAAAGCTTCCTTCTGCTGCCTTGCCGTACTTGTTGCGTTAAGCCTTTCCAGCACTGCGCAACAGCCCTTCGAGTTTTTCCCCGGCGCGAAATACGATCCCGCGATTCCGACGCTCAAACAAACCGTCGGCCACGAGTGGGGCGAACGCATCACCAGCCACGGCGAAGTCGAGCGCTATCTCGAAGCCCTGCGCAACGCCGCCCCCAAGCGCGTCAAGGTTCAGAAATACGCCGAAACCTGGGAAGGCCGCGCGCTTTACAACGTCTTCATCGGCTCGCCCGAAACCATTGCCAAACTCGAAGCCACGCGCGTGGCGATCCAAAAACTGGCTGACCCGCGCACGCTGAATCAGAACGAAGCGAATGCCTTGATTGGTTCTTTGCCCTCCATCGTCTGGCTGCTGCACGGCGTGCACGGCAATGAGATTTCGAGCACCGATGCGTCTTTGCTGACGATGTATCACTTGCTGGCGGCGCGCGGTGATGAAATCGCCGACGCCGTCGCCAAACATACGCTGGTGATTTTCGATCCGATGCAAAATCCCGATGGTCGAGATCGCTTCGTCAATTTCTTCCGGCAGAGCGTCGGACGTTGGGCGGATGCCGATCTGCAATCTTCGGAACACAACGAACCCTGGCCGAGCGGGCGCGTCAATCATTACCTCTTCGACATGAACCGTGATTGGTTCGCGCAATCGCAGCCGGAAACGCGCGGGCGGGTCAAAACCTATCTGGAATGGTTCCCGCAAGTCGTGGCCGATTTGCACGAGATGGGCACGCAGAGCAGTTACTATTTCGCGCCGCCTGCGTTGCCCTGGAATCCGAACCTGACCAAGCCGCAGTTGGAGTGGCTGACTAAATTTGGCCGCAATAATGCCAAGTGGTTCGATCAATTCCGCTTCGATTACTTCACGCGCGAAGGTTACGACTCGTTCTATCCCGGCTATGGCGAAGGCTGGCCGATGTTTCAGGGCGCGATTGGGATGACCTACGAACAGGCCAGCGTGCGCGGCTTGCTGGCGCGGCGCGATGACGAAACGACGCTGGCCTACCGTGATTCGGTGCATCATCACTTTGTCGCGGCGCTCTCGACCGTCGAGAACGCCGCCAAAAATCGCGCGGAGTTGCTGCGCTACTTTTACGAATACCGCAAGAGCGCCATCGAGGAAGGCCAACGCGAAGCGCTCAAGGAATTCATCATCACGCCCGGCAACGATCCCAGCCGCGCGGCTCGACTGGCGGCGACACTGATGCAATGCGGCATCGAAGTGAAGCAGGCCGTGCAAGGTTTCAGCAATGCCAAGACGCGCGATTACAGCGATGATGCAACGCAGTCACGCGAATTCCCGGCAGGCAGTTACATTGTCTCGCTCGCGCAACCGGCCAAGCGTTTGGCGAAAACCTTGCTGGATCGGCACACCGAGCAAGACAAAGAATTTCTGGACGAACAGAAAGTGCGCAACCGCCAGCGCCAGTCTGACGAATTTTATGATGTGACCGCCTGGTCGTTGCCGCTGCTTTACGACGTGCCGTGTTTTATGGCCGAGCAAGCCTCGAACGTCACGGCGGCGCGCTTAAAGGAATTGCCCAAGCCGCCGGGCAAACTGCGTGGCGGGCCAGCCAAACTGGCGTATTTGATTCCCTGGGGCACGCAAGCCGCCGCCGCCGCCCTGGCCGATCTGTTTCAACAAAACATACGCGTACACACGACCGACAAACCGTCCAAACTGAACGGCGTGGATTTTCCGCCCGGCACCTTGATCGTCAAGCTCAACGACAACCCGGCTGATTTGCACGAACGAATTGCCAAGCTGGCCGAAACCCACGGCGTGGATGTTTATCCGACCGATTCGTCGTGGGTGGAGGTCGGTTCGAACTTCGGCAGCGCGAACGTCAAATACCTGCCGAAGCCGCGCATCGCGCTCGGTTACAACACGCCGACCAATCCCAATTCGACCGGCTGGACGCGCTATTTGATCGAACAGCGTTACGGCTATCCCGTCACGACCCTGCGCGGCGAACAACTGCGCCAGGCCGATTTGAGCAAATACAACGTGCTGATTTTGCCGAATTCGTTTGGTCTGGGCAGCGTGCTCAGCGACGGCGTCAAGCTGCGCGAATGGGTGCAACAGGGCGGCACGCTGATCGCGTTCGGCGGTTCATCGGCGTGGCTGGCGGATGAAAAAGTCGGCCTGTTGCCGAGCAAGTTGGAGAAGCGCGACAAACCCGCCGCCGCCAAAGATCAAGCGGGCGACCAGAGCAAAGATGCAAAGAAAGACGCTGCGGCAATCACGACAACGCAGCCGCCCGCACCGGCCAAAGACACCGCGAATCCTGTGGACAAAGCCATCGAACCTGCTGAAGAACAGCCCAGCGGCACGCCCGGCGCTATCGTGCGCGTGAACATCAATCGCGCGCATTGGCTGGGCTTTGGTTACGGCGACACGACGACCGTGCTGGTGGATAGCAACCGCATCTTCTCGCTGGTCAAACTGGATCGCGGGACGAATGTGGGCGTGTATGCGCCGGATGACAAGTTCTTTGTCAGCGGCTTTATGTTCGAGGATGCGCGCAAGCAATTACCCAACAAGGCGTTTTTGATGCACGTGCCCACCGGGCGCGGCCACGTGATCGCCTTTGCCGAAGACCCCAATTACCGCGCCTTTCTGGAGGGCTTGAACGTGATGTTTTTCAACGCTGTGTTTTTTGGGCCGGGGCATTGA
- a CDS encoding ABC transporter permease codes for MLKNILNYTLIASTLRLSTPLILAALGGLYAERSGVINIALEGMMLAGAFTAATVTIYSHSPWIGLLAAALAGVLVAALHAVATINYKADQVVSGTAINILFLGVPALLSGALFDSTGATPQLPKDQVLPDVTLFNSASSPMLASVFNQKPLVYLAFIMVGVTFYVLYHTRFGLRLRAVGENPEAADTAGVSVRRMRYAGVLISGALAALGGAYLSIGQNSLFTRNMTAGRGFIALAALIFGKWDPVGALLACLLFGLAEAVAIRMQGTVNIPNQFIQLIPYVLTMVALAGLVRRASPPKALGVAYAKE; via the coding sequence ATGCTCAAAAACATTCTCAATTACACGCTGATTGCTTCCACCTTGCGCCTGTCCACGCCGCTGATTCTGGCGGCGCTGGGCGGCCTGTATGCCGAACGCAGCGGCGTCATCAACATCGCCCTCGAAGGCATGATGCTGGCCGGGGCGTTCACTGCCGCCACCGTGACCATCTATTCCCACAGTCCGTGGATTGGCCTGCTGGCGGCGGCGTTGGCGGGCGTGCTGGTGGCCGCGCTGCACGCCGTCGCGACGATCAATTACAAAGCCGATCAGGTCGTCAGCGGCACCGCGATCAACATCCTGTTCCTCGGCGTGCCTGCGCTGCTTTCCGGCGCGCTGTTTGATTCAACCGGCGCGACGCCGCAATTGCCCAAAGACCAAGTCCTGCCCGATGTGACGCTGTTTAACTCGGCAAGTTCACCGATGCTGGCCTCGGTGTTCAATCAAAAGCCGCTCGTCTATCTGGCCTTCATTATGGTGGGCGTGACGTTTTATGTGCTGTACCACACGCGCTTTGGCTTGCGGCTGCGTGCGGTGGGCGAGAATCCCGAAGCCGCCGATACCGCCGGGGTCAGCGTGCGGCGGATGCGTTATGCCGGGGTGTTGATTTCGGGGGCGTTGGCGGCGCTGGGCGGCGCGTATCTTTCCATCGGACAAAACTCGTTGTTCACGCGCAATATGACGGCGGGGCGCGGCTTCATCGCGCTGGCGGCGCTGATTTTCGGCAAATGGGATCCGGTCGGCGCGCTGCTGGCCTGCCTGTTATTCGGCTTGGCCGAAGCCGTGGCCATTCGCATGCAGGGCACGGTCAACATTCCAAATCAATTCATCCAGTTGATCCCCTACGTGCTGACGATGGTCGCGCTGGCGGGCTTGGTGCGGCGCGCGTCGCCGCCCAAAGCGTTGGGTGTGGCGTATGCCAAAGAGTAG